The Fusibacter sp. A1 DNA segment AATATGTGCTTATGATTGATGGCAAAAAGCATGTTGGTACGTATTTTTTGGTGGCTGCGGCAAATGGACGATACTACGGTGGAGGGATGAAAGTCGCGCCCAAAGCATCGCCCAAAAATAAGCAGCTGGATATTTGCCTTGTAAAAAAAATCGGGAAGTTAAAGCTGCTCTATCTATTGCCGACGATTTACTCAGGAAAACACATTGAGACCCCCTATGTGGAATATTTTTCTTGTGATACACTAAGCATTGAAATTATCGATGGAAGCGTTTTGATAAATATAGATGGCGAATTAAAATATGTTAATTTATTCAATATAAGTAAAAATTCAACGGATGAGTACTATTTTTTAACGTGATTTACACTTAATTTAAGCCGGTTTTACAAAGTTTTAGTGCTATGGATAGCACATCGGATTAAACGCTTTAAATCGCAACTGTGGAGGTTCTATGGATCACTTGACAATATTGAGCGACTCACAAGTCAGGGAAGCTTGGAAATTATTCACATCTAAAGGGATGATCAAGCGTGAAGTGCTGCGCGATAAGATAATGTATAGTTGGGCAAGAGCTAGACTGTCTGGTGTGGATTTTAATCAGAATGATATTTGCTTAACAAGGATTGACCACCCTATGGACAATCTGATGATTGACAATGAAATTGTAATGAAATTAAGAAAAGAAAATATATCCTGTCTGATCATTGATGAGCAGGGAGTTATCGTCACTTCGTATTTATGTGATACGACTTTGGGAAAGTTCGATAGAGGCTTGATTTTTGAGGAGAACAAACTTGGAACATGGTCTTACCATCTCGCTTGTCAAAGTGAAACTGTCGAAGAGGTTATCGGATGCGAACACTATCTGGAAACATATCATCAAATTGCAGATATGACACTTCCAGTCGCTGTCAGTGATAAAAAACTATATATGCTTTTTATGGTTGAGATGGTTGACTACACTAAGCATTTCAGTTTTCAATGTAAGGAAATTGGCGCATGCTGGCTTAATTCGATCCGCACTCTCAAAAGGGAGAATACATACGAGAACAGTGAGGTTGAAGGATTTAGTGAGCGAGCGGAGATGGTTATCGATTTGACTGGAAAAATCAAGTCGGTAAGCGGTAATCTTTTAAGTGAAAGAATAGTGGAGATGAATTGCCATCACCTATTCGAACATTTTTCTATGCAACCGGTCATGTCTGGTGCGAGTCAGATCATCTACATGGATCATGACTATGCAAAGCTGAAACTGATCTGCATGCCTATTGTTAGAAAGAAGCAAAATTTTTCAGTAGTCATTATGGGGATTGAAGCGGTAACGTCTATTCTCGGATTATATCAAGGATTTAAACCGATCTACTCTCTAAAAGATCTGGTTGGAGATTCCAAAGCGATACAGGAAGTGATAAGGAGAATAGAGAAACATGCATTAAGCGACCGTTCGCTACTGATTACAGGCGATAAGGGAACTGGAAAAAAGGTGGCGGCAAATTGTATCCATAGTCTGAGCAGTCGTTCCAACAAACCCTTTCTATGGATTGACTGCAGTAAGATACATCATGCTAGAGCTAAAAGCTTATTGTTTGGCAGTGAGGATGGAAAAGACATAGGGTTATTAGAAATGGCTTCTGGAGGAACCGTCTACCTCGATAGGGCGAATGAACTGCTTCAATCGGTACAGCTTAAGCTGTTCAAAGTAATCTCTAAGGATAAAAACATTAACGACTCCTTTATGAGTACAAGAATCATCATGGGAGTTACAATCAGTAAGGAATCGAACGATATGCCTTTGATCGACCAGCTTAGTGATCAGCTGAAACTTACTACAATTGAAATGCCACAGTTTAACAAAAGACAAACCGACTTCAATCAACTGGCAAAAAAATACCTTAGTGAAGTTGGAATTTCCGAACCTGTGATGGGAGAACAGTTGTCCCTGCTCAACATGTCTAACATCAGCGAAAACGCTCATGCCATTAGAAATATTCTAAACAAAGAAGTTGAAAAACAGGTGGCAAATCATAAAAGCACTCATCAAATCTCCTTGATGGCCCCGAAGATCGAACTTGATCTAGAAGATCAGCTCTTCAATTTGGATGAGATTGAGATGAAAACGATCATAAAGGCTCTGATTGCGACAGATTACAACATGTCAAGCGCTGCGAAATTGCTTGGTGTAGGTAGGACGACTCTTTATAGGAAAATTGACAAATACAATATCATGTTGG contains these protein-coding regions:
- a CDS encoding sigma-54 dependent transcriptional regulator, yielding MDHLTILSDSQVREAWKLFTSKGMIKREVLRDKIMYSWARARLSGVDFNQNDICLTRIDHPMDNLMIDNEIVMKLRKENISCLIIDEQGVIVTSYLCDTTLGKFDRGLIFEENKLGTWSYHLACQSETVEEVIGCEHYLETYHQIADMTLPVAVSDKKLYMLFMVEMVDYTKHFSFQCKEIGACWLNSIRTLKRENTYENSEVEGFSERAEMVIDLTGKIKSVSGNLLSERIVEMNCHHLFEHFSMQPVMSGASQIIYMDHDYAKLKLICMPIVRKKQNFSVVIMGIEAVTSILGLYQGFKPIYSLKDLVGDSKAIQEVIRRIEKHALSDRSLLITGDKGTGKKVAANCIHSLSSRSNKPFLWIDCSKIHHARAKSLLFGSEDGKDIGLLEMASGGTVYLDRANELLQSVQLKLFKVISKDKNINDSFMSTRIIMGVTISKESNDMPLIDQLSDQLKLTTIEMPQFNKRQTDFNQLAKKYLSEVGISEPVMGEQLSLLNMSNISENAHAIRNILNKEVEKQVANHKSTHQISLMAPKIELDLEDQLFNLDEIEMKTIIKALIATDYNMSSAAKLLGVGRTTLYRKIDKYNIMLDEVR